The Coregonus clupeaformis isolate EN_2021a unplaced genomic scaffold, ASM2061545v1 scaf0130, whole genome shotgun sequence genome contains the following window.
ttctatatgtaattctatgatttAATGCCGGTGATTGAGATGCCGGTGACTTTTGCTGTCATGGCACCGACATAAAGAACCAAACCTTTTGACAACTTTATTTTAGGGAGTGACTTATGACTTGGGCTTAAGTCTCATTGTTTGTGGGTAAGCTATTTAGATAAACAACGTGATGCTCAAGCTAATAGATCATTGCACCTATCTATTTGGGGTAGCGTTGGCAGACAATCTGACACAGTGGCCGTTCAACTAGTCAGTTCATGCAGCATCGTGAACCATTTGAGTCACTCCTACAAACTTAACTTTTCGAGGGGGAAGCCATCCATGTCTAGTCTAGCCCCCTTCATATACTCATGTCTCTGGGATAAGTACAGCTTTATTGAGTTAGAAAAGTTTGGCCATGGCTAAATAAACAAAGCCAGTCAGATTAGAGCTGCATTGTTCACATAGGAAGGCATCAACTCCCCTGCTGCTCCTGTCCTGCTCTTCTTGTGTTGGTGTACTCTGCTCATTTGAAGCCTCCAGCTCAATAATACATGGCCAGTCAGTCACATGGCTAGCTACCTCACTCTCAAAATGGCATCTGAAAAAGGCTAGTTTTCAGTTGATCTTGCCTAGATTCagctctctccttgcctccttttCAAAGTGCATTGGACGAAAATATCAAAtgtccctcccctcagactacCGCTTACAATGCATTTTGAGGAGGCGAGGAAAGATGAATTGAGAAAGGGCCCATGTAGGCCTGCTGGCTAGGTAGCTAGCTTCCCCCTCAGAACAGCTCACGGAGACATGCATGTTTGCTCTTATATTGATATGGCTGCTGCTCTCTCAACCCAAGATAAAGTAGGCAGGCCTCCCTAGATAGAGGTGCACAAAGGCCCTTCGCCCTTTGAGGTGGAATAAGGATGATAAGTCCCCCTCTCACACTGGCTATCAACACTGGTCAAGTGAACGGCATAGCCTAAACATGTTTTCCTTCCCAATATATCTTCGAATTTTACACCCAATCTGTGAAATTTCAGTCAAGCACCAGGTTGAGGAGTTTAGTTTTGTCTTTTGTATGTTGGCTAGTGCTCTTATTGAACCCACCTTAATCAAAAGATCTTAGTGGAGCTGATTTGAAAAGGTTGCCAGTGGGATATGGATTCCTTGCCAAGAAAAGTCTTCACCAATTAGAGGCTACCTACTTCCTCCAGGGTTGTTTGCTGAATACTGAAATTGGCCCTGAAATGAAGTCAAAAGGCTTTAGGTGCAGTCCCACTGCTTTGACTGAAAAGAGTGGGTACCACCACTGTCTGAGAACATGTAGGGCCTAGCTCTGTGCACAGATCTCTAGGCTTTTCCCTTGGCTTAGTGGCGTTGCCAACAACCGGATGCATCCGGTTTTCAGGGCTAAAGCTAATTCAACCTAGCTTCCTTTTCCGCTGAAAACCGGATGTGGGAACTCCGCTCGGGCGTTTTTCTTTTATGCCTACTATGTTAGATTATCTCATCCCAAATGTTACCCTAATCCCTTTATAGCCTAGTGCCCtgcctttgaccagagcccttcatggagaatagggtgtcatttgggacgcagcctggcTCAGCTCTGCAGTGGTCAAAGACCTTGGAGGATGAAACCCAACCCAGTTTCTCTGGAAAGGAGGCTGTAGCATGTGAGGCCGGTGCCCAGTTTCACGCTCCTTCCCGGCCTCTGCATTGCAGTCAGATATCACCCAGATCtatctaaataaatcactctgCTTTGTGTTTGGCGCTCCTGCCTGTCAAAAAGGCCTGCAGCTTTAGCACCACTGCCAAGTAGACCTCTGCATCAAATATTCAGGTAGTTTTCTTGCTGTGTTATTGCCGGACATGCTGGTACAAGACAAGTAGTCTATTTTTGTCTTGGCTGAGTTGGCTCTTAGAGACCCGAAGACCTATTAAGCCTGACTGTCTCCTAGTGAGCTATGGATGTGTCAGGTCCTGAAAAATTTGAAGGAAGAAGTGAAACCGACTGCTTCGCTCCCTTTTCGCTAGTCACGGGATCTCAGAACGGGTGGTTTCCTTCTGAGGAAGTGTGCGCGCGCAAGTGTGCTGTGTGGGTTGACACAGCTGGTGTGTTTGTTGCTGATGTTACTCCCCAGCTTTAAAGCTCTCCTTCCTGTTAGTGCATTTGTTTTGAAAACCATATCAGCTGAACACTGCAGCTCACAGGATGTGTGCATAGCTGTGGGCCTTCATTTAGTCTTGAGGAAAACATTCTGCTATCATAGAACACTATGCCTACTAGGACTATAGCATGATTGTAGCTTGTAGTGATGATCAACAACATGCAATTTTGGAACACATTTAGCTTCTAAGAATGCCGATCTGACATGGCTGGTTTGCTATGATCAGAGACCATCTAAAAATAAACATATCACCTTTTTATGTTTGGGCTTACAAGCAAGGGTGTGGCTAGTTGTCTTCTAAAATCAACTAGACGGGCATCGTTTTCATAATGGTGCTCCAGGCTTTATTTGTCCTCTGTGAGTGCTGGTTGTTCCTGGGCCCTGTTTATGACCGCGTCCCCTGTGTTCTGTCCCCTCTACAGAGCAGATCTTCCAGAACATCCGTCAGGAGTACAGCCGCTACCAGAGGCGACGGCAGCTGGAGGGGGCCTTCAACCAGAGTGAGGTTGCCTGCAGCTCCACCGATGCCCCCAGCTCCTCCCTCGCCGTCCCCAGCTCCCCGCCAGGTGAGACCctgcgagagagagatggacacacgtgtacatacacacacacaggggggcTGGAGTTGTTGATGTTGTGCGAGGTGGGCCAACAACCGAGTCACCTGCCAAACCACGTCACCACCCATATGGTGTTCAGTGTACGCATGCAGCGGTAATACAAACCCCAAACATTTCAGCCTCCACAGACGTTACATAATGATGCTTGGAGTTGGTATATGTTTTTATAGATCCCATTGGCTCAAGTATAGCTAGTCGGCACAGTCTCAATATTTTCAATGTTTCCAAACCCATAGACAATTACTACATTGACTTGAATGTGAATGTCTGTCGCTccgttctagtaattatatttctgtcTCTCCTAGTTCCGAGAGCATTGCCTGGATTTTAGCTTTAAAAGCTTTGGTCAGAAATTCAGAATGGGTCAAAGTCCACTTAAAGGCCCAGGGCATGAATCATTCAGCCTCCCCTGGATCCAGCTCCAAGCTCAGAAGAATACTTGGAGAAGGGGCCTCGTTAGTGCCACATGACCCTCTAGGCCactggttcccaacctttttttaaCCATGGCGCACCTTGATGGGATATTACATTCTGCGGCACACCTAAAATGTCCCTATTAATTTATTTAGTGGTAATGACCTCTCATTTTATCTGATTCATACTGCAAACCAGCTATTTtctgtgacaaatgttttttataGATTAAATATGGTTTATTTGAaatattttcatagttttgatagttCCATACTCATGATGGTTAACTTGTGTGTACCCTTTTAAGAGCGTCCCGTGAATCTGTGGCGGAAAGAAGCCAGAAAGAATGGGTATAATTGGTCTTCAGTGTTGAATGTTTTTTGGGGCTACAGATGAGCAGTTTTCTGCATTGTAAAGGGGCAACCATGGACACAAGGCCATGTTCCGTTTTGTTTCTATAGCAGAGGCTGTGGTATAGCTAAGGCCAGAGACACAtgtattaagaaataaatgacTATGGCTAAGCCTAATCAGACTTGCCTGTACTAATGGTTCTCACAGGTGAAGTAAAATTATACAAATGACTTTTGCTCATGATGCGTGCCCCTCAAATGAGAcaaatgtaacaacatcctgAGCACACTGGACTTGAAACAACGATACAGATGTAAACGTGCCATTTCATGTTTTATCTGACCGGCACTAGTGCTCCCAAGTAAACATTCCATGTGCATTCCACAGGTCACGTTTATAAGTGTGTAAACATAACAACCTAGATTAGGAAAAGTTTTGCGGCACACCTGAGTTCCTCAACGCACACCTGTTGGGAACTACTTCTCTAGGCTGCTGCTGGGTCAAATGTGACAAAAATGAATGAATAAATTGTCTTGCGCAGACTCTGTCACCTATAGTGTATTTATGGATGACATGGGGAATGTCAGCCTATTTCAAATCTCACTGTGTGTGTCCCAGGTGCCTCGAGGAAGGACCAGCCGTCGTTCACACTGAGGCAGGTGAGCTACCTGTGTGAGCGCTTGCTCAAAGACCACGAGGAAAAGATCCGGGAGGAGTACGAACAGATCCTCAACACAAAACTTGCAGGTACAGACAGCACTTGGCATATCCCCATCCTTAAACTGAAGTCAAAAGGGCTTTTCACATTACTGAGCCAAGCCGAAACAAGTTGAGCTGGCATGGTTACGCATCCACTGTAGATGCTGGAACTTGCCAAAACAGAAAAGAAAATGTCAGAGCGAGCACAGTTTGGTTCGGGTCGACACGATAGTGTGAAAAGGGCAGTTTCGTTTTTCATAGCTGCGTTTTTTTTTTTCACTAGCAATGAAGAAAGACTGATACAAATGGCACCCTGTGTGCAATAGGAGATAGGCCTATTTGCTGCACCCCCAGAACACCTTTAATGCCACCTTTATCTAATGTCCTGctgatttgtttttgtttaattAGGGCCTCTCTGGGCAGATATGGATTTATAGACTAGACACTACTAGCCAGGACTGCTAATGTTTCTAGAATGGAAATCTGCCCTGACTGGAATGATTATGATCAACCTTTTAGCTGATGTTTAGTGAAGGCTCAAGCACCAAGTATTATAATTGTTTTGCATAATTTGTGGAAATGTATTGACATTATCTGGTCCTTGAATCTGCACCGTCACAATTTTGTACTAATCCAATGGCCATCTTGATCCTCTGTTGCAGAACAATATGAATCTTTTGTGAAATTCACACAAGACCAGATCATGCGAAGATACGGCGCCAGGCCTGCTAGTTGTAAGTATCCGAGTTTCAGTTTTCACATTTTACCCGTCCACCATTTTGCTCCAGAAGAGTAAACAAAGCAATCCCTAAAGCCACGTAAAGTAATTGATTTTTCTCTGTTCAGAGTTCTAATGCATTCTTGTCCTCTCATTTGTCTTCATGCTGTTGATCTCATCCATTATTCAATCCCTCTGTTTTCAGATGTCTCTTGAATTCCCCCATTGATGAGGTACCAGCTTTTCTCACAGGACGGCTGCTCTTCTACTGTCTCTTCCTCCACTAGATATGTGATTTTTATGTCCCTTTTTTGTTTTTCATGCTATTTGGGTGCCATGGTTTATCCACATTTTTAATCCAAAACTGATTTCTATACTCCAGAACTGTGGCTGCTGGCCAAAACGCTAACGAATCGGAAGAAAATGTAAAAAGTCGATATGCTGCAGTGGCTATTCTGATCCTTCTGTATTATAACCTGCCAGCACTGCCCCTCTGCAGCCGCTGTATTGCTAAAGCCCCCTGGCCTCTTATCCACCCAGTTTATTTTTCTCTTTTCCAACTCTACCTGAGGATGTGGATTTTttttcttttgaaaataaagtcaTGTGATTTTAAAATGGTTTCTCTCAATTACTTTTTTGTCATGCATTCAGTTGATCAAACTGTTAAAACAAACCGTTTTATTTTGGTAatcttttttaaattataaagTAAATACATGAGAAAGTTAGTATTTTGTCAAAGGAAGGTTCATTTGTGCAGTGCATATGCTTTAAGGTTGCATAACCCCCTTGAATTGAATCAATTTAAGAcagttacagtgcatttggaaagtattcagaccccttcactttttccacattttgttacgttacagccttatcctaaaatggatTAACAAAAAAAATTCCtctatctacacacaacaccccataatgacaaagcgaaaacagtttattagacatttttgcaaatgtattacaaataaatagaaaaataccttatttacataagcattcagaccttTTGCCATGAGACGTGTAATTgcgctccggtgcatcctgtttccattaatcctCCTTGatgttctacaacttgattggagtccacctgtggtaaattaaattgattgaacacaacctgtctatacatacactaccggtcaaatgttttagaacacttactcaatcaagggttttactttatttttactattttctacattgtggaataatagaagacatcaaaagtatgaaataacacatggaatcatgtaaccaaaacaatgttaaacaaatcaaaatatatttgagattgttcaaagtagccacccttggccttgcacactcttggcattctctcaaccagcttcacctggaatgtttttccaacagtcttgaaggagttcccacatatgctgagcacttgttggctgcttttccttcactctgcggtccgactcatcccaaaccatctcaatttggttgaggtcgggggattgtggaggcaaggtcatctgatgcagcactccatcacccttcttggtcaaatagcccttaaacagcctggaggtttgttgggtcattgtcctgttgaaaaacgaatgatagtcacactaagcccaaaccagatgtgatggtgtatcgctgcagaatgctgtgatacccatgctggttaagtgtgccttggatTCAAAATcaatcagacagtgtcaccagcaaagcacccccacaccataacggctcctcctccatgctttacggtgggaaatacacatgcggagatcatccgttcacccacaccgcgtctcacaaagacacagcggttggaaccaaaaatctccaatttgtacAAACATTTCcactgtccattgctcgtgtttcttggcccaagcaagtctcttctccttatttgtgtcctttagtagtggtttattttcaGCAATTCTACAATGAAGGCCTGTTCACTCAGTctcctctgagcagttgatgtgtgttacttgaactctatgaagcatttatttgggttgcaatttctgaggctggtaactctaatgaacttatcctctgcagcagaggtaactctgggtcttctattgctgtggcggtcctcatgagagccagtttcatcatagcgcttgatggtttttgcaactgcacttgaaactttcaaagttcttgaaatgtcttaaaataatggactcgtttctctttgcttatttgagctgttcttgccataatattgactgaccttaatgtcttaaaataatggacttgtatctctttgcttatttgagctgttcttgccataatatggacttggtattttaccaaacggctatcttctgtgtaccacccctaccttgtcacaacacaactgattggctcaaacgcattaagaaggaaagaaattcaacaaattaacttttaagaaggcacacctgttaattgaaatgcttgagagaatgccaagattgtgcaatgctgtcatcaagg
Protein-coding sequences here:
- the LOC121557726 gene encoding akirin-1, with the translated sequence MACGATLKRSMEFEALLSPQSPKRRRCNALPGAPSTPSPQRCNLRPPIDCPSSHSMSPPAMGGEHRLTPEQIFQNIRQEYSRYQRRRQLEGAFNQSEVACSSTDAPSSSLAVPSSPPGASRKDQPSFTLRQVSYLCERLLKDHEEKIREEYEQILNTKLAEQYESFVKFTQDQIMRRYGARPASYVS